One genomic segment of Pristiophorus japonicus isolate sPriJap1 chromosome 8, sPriJap1.hap1, whole genome shotgun sequence includes these proteins:
- the drg1 gene encoding developmentally-regulated GTP-binding protein 1 isoform X2, giving the protein MSILLKISEIEAEMARTQKNKATAHHLGLLKARLAKLRRELITPKGGGGGGPGEGFDVAKTGDARIGFVGFPSVGKSTLLSNLAGVYSEVAAYEFTTLTTVPGVIRYKGAKIQLLDLPGIIEGAKDGKGRGRQVIAVARTCNLILIVLDVLKPLGHKKIIENEVEGFGIRLNKQPPNIGFRKKDKGGINLTSTCTQTELDMETVKSILAEYKIHNADITLRSDSTADDLIDVVEGNRVYIPCIYVLNKIDQISLEELDIIYKIPHCVPISAHHRWNFDDLLEKLWDYLQLVRIYTKPKGQLPDYTSPVVLPHRRTAVEDFCMKIHKNLMKEFKYALVWGASVKYNPQKVGKDHVMEDEDVIQIVKK; this is encoded by the exons ATGGCCCGGACACAGAAGAACAAGGCAACAGCTCACCACTTGGGGCTCCTGAAAGCCCGCCTGGCCAAACTACGACGAGAACTTATCACCCCAaagggaggaggcggaggagggccTGGTGAAG GGTTTGACGTTGCAAAGACCGGGGACGCCCGGATTGGATTTGTGGGTTTCCCTTCTGTTGGGAAATCAACGTTACTGAGTAACCTGGCTGGAGTGTACTCTGAGGTTGCAGCCTATGAGTTTACCACCTTGACCACCGTACCAGGCGTGATTCGCTATAAAGGAGCCAAGATACAG CTGCTTGACCTTCCGGGTATCAttgagggagccaaagatggcaaaGGCCGAGGGCGACAAGTTATTGCCG TGGCTCGAACCTGCAACCTGATCCTGATCGTCCTGGACGTGCTGAAGCCGCTGGGACACAAGAAGATAATTGAGAACGAGGTGGAAGGGTTTGGAATCCGGCTCAACAAGCAGCCACCCAACATTGGGTTCAGGAAGAAGGACAAAGGAGGCATTAACCTGACATCCACT tGTACGCAGACTGAGTTGGACATGGAAACTGTGAAAAGTATCCTTGCTGAATATAAAATCCACAATGCTGATATCACATTACGCAGCGATTCGACAGCAGACGACCTGATTGACGTGGTTGAGGGTAATCG AGTGTACATCCCCTGTATTTATGTTCTGAACAAAATCGACCAGATCTCCCTGGAAGAGCTGGACATCATTTACAAAATACCACACTGTGTGCCAATCTCCGCACATCACCGCTGGAACTTTGACGACCTCCTGGAAAAATTATGGGATTACTTGCAACTCGTACGCAT TTACACCAAACCCAAGGGACAGTTACCTGACTACACATCTCCAGTCGTGTTACCGCATCGAAGAACTGCTGTAGAGGATTTCTGCATGAAAATTCATAAAAACCTAATGAAAGAGTTCAAATA TGCTTTGGTGTGGGGTGCCTCTGTGAAATACAATCCACAGAAAGTTGGCAAGGACCATGTGATGGAAGACGAGGATGTAATTCAGATAGTCAAAAAGTAA
- the drg1 gene encoding developmentally-regulated GTP-binding protein 1 isoform X1, which translates to MARTQKNKATAHHLGLLKARLAKLRRELITPKGGGGGGPGEGFDVAKTGDARIGFVGFPSVGKSTLLSNLAGVYSEVAAYEFTTLTTVPGVIRYKGAKIQLLDLPGIIEGAKDGKGRGRQVIAVARTCNLILIVLDVLKPLGHKKIIENEVEGFGIRLNKQPPNIGFRKKDKGGINLTSTCTQTELDMETVKSILAEYKIHNADITLRSDSTADDLIDVVEGNRVYIPCIYVLNKIDQISLEELDIIYKIPHCVPISAHHRWNFDDLLEKLWDYLQLVRIYTKPKGQLPDYTSPVVLPHRRTAVEDFCMKIHKNLMKEFKYALVWGASVKYNPQKVGKDHVMEDEDVIQIVKK; encoded by the exons ATGGCCCGGACACAGAAGAACAAGGCAACAGCTCACCACTTGGGGCTCCTGAAAGCCCGCCTGGCCAAACTACGACGAGAACTTATCACCCCAaagggaggaggcggaggagggccTGGTGAAG GGTTTGACGTTGCAAAGACCGGGGACGCCCGGATTGGATTTGTGGGTTTCCCTTCTGTTGGGAAATCAACGTTACTGAGTAACCTGGCTGGAGTGTACTCTGAGGTTGCAGCCTATGAGTTTACCACCTTGACCACCGTACCAGGCGTGATTCGCTATAAAGGAGCCAAGATACAG CTGCTTGACCTTCCGGGTATCAttgagggagccaaagatggcaaaGGCCGAGGGCGACAAGTTATTGCCG TGGCTCGAACCTGCAACCTGATCCTGATCGTCCTGGACGTGCTGAAGCCGCTGGGACACAAGAAGATAATTGAGAACGAGGTGGAAGGGTTTGGAATCCGGCTCAACAAGCAGCCACCCAACATTGGGTTCAGGAAGAAGGACAAAGGAGGCATTAACCTGACATCCACT tGTACGCAGACTGAGTTGGACATGGAAACTGTGAAAAGTATCCTTGCTGAATATAAAATCCACAATGCTGATATCACATTACGCAGCGATTCGACAGCAGACGACCTGATTGACGTGGTTGAGGGTAATCG AGTGTACATCCCCTGTATTTATGTTCTGAACAAAATCGACCAGATCTCCCTGGAAGAGCTGGACATCATTTACAAAATACCACACTGTGTGCCAATCTCCGCACATCACCGCTGGAACTTTGACGACCTCCTGGAAAAATTATGGGATTACTTGCAACTCGTACGCAT TTACACCAAACCCAAGGGACAGTTACCTGACTACACATCTCCAGTCGTGTTACCGCATCGAAGAACTGCTGTAGAGGATTTCTGCATGAAAATTCATAAAAACCTAATGAAAGAGTTCAAATA TGCTTTGGTGTGGGGTGCCTCTGTGAAATACAATCCACAGAAAGTTGGCAAGGACCATGTGATGGAAGACGAGGATGTAATTCAGATAGTCAAAAAGTAA